In the Sarcophilus harrisii chromosome 1, mSarHar1.11, whole genome shotgun sequence genome, one interval contains:
- the MED9 gene encoding mediator of RNA polymerase II transcription subunit 9 — protein MRTKKRRRGRGGGLLGGSRPLPYPARPGAARPVTCKTSDSCVGPGENQRSAGSTGPTAMASVGVVSGRPAEETLSQSQDPPLQEQKPLPASQPPPSQQQQPSQPQPTASVALQPPPPPGLKEAETYSFLPLVHDVIKCMDKDSVDMHQELTALKTKFQEMRKVINTMPGISSSPEQQQQQLQSLREQVRTKNELLQKYKSLCMFEIPKE, from the exons ATGCGCACTAAAAAGCGCAGGAGGGGGCGGGGTGGCGGACTCCTCGGTGGCTCGCGGCCTCTCCCGTACCCAGCTCGCCCCGGTGCGGCGCGCCCAGTGACGTGCAAAACAAGCGACTCCTGTGTAGGCCCCGGTGAGAATCAACGGAGCGCCGGGTCCACCGGCCCAACGGCCATGGCCTCCGTCGGAGTAGTCTCCGGGAGACCGGCGGAAGAGACGTTGTCGCAATCGCAGGATCCGCCGTTGCAAGAGCAGAAGCCCTTGCCCGCTTCCCAACCGCCGCCGTCGCAGCAGCAACAACCGTCGCAGCCACAGCCTACGGCGTCGGTTGCTCTTCAGCCTCCTCCGCCCCCGGGCCTCAAGGAGGCGGAGACCTACTCTTTCCTGCCTTTGGTTCATGACGTCATCAAATG TATGGACAAAGACAGTGTTGATATGCACCAGGAGTTGACTGCTCTCAAGACCAAGTTCCAGGAGATGCGAAAAGTGATTAACACTATGCCCGGTATCAGTTCGAGTCcagaacagcagcagcagcaactacAGAGTCTGCGGGAACAAGTCAGAACTAAAAATGAACTTTTGCAAAAATATAAGAGTCTCTGTATGTTTGAAATCCCCAAAGAATAA
- the RASD1 gene encoding dexamethasone-induced Ras-related protein 1 yields the protein MKLAAMIKKMCPSESELNIPAKNCYRMVILGSSKVGKTAIVSRFLTGRFEDTYTPTIEDFHRKFYSIRGEVYQLDILDTSGNHPFPAIRRLSILTGDVFILVFSLDNRDSFEEVQRLKQQILDTKSCLKNKTKENIEVPLVICGNKGDRDFYREVEPREIEQLVGDDPQRCAYFEISAKKNSSLDQMFQALFTMAKLPSEMSPDLHRKVSIQYCDILHKKALKNKKLLKEGSGGGSGEAFGIVAPFARRPSIHSDLMYIREKAIGGSQTKDKERCVIS from the exons ATGAAATTGGCGGCGATGATCAAGAAGATGTGCCCCAGCGAGTCGGAGCTGAACATCCCGGCCAAAAACTGCTACCGGATGGTCATCCTGGGCTCTTCCAAGGTGGGCAAGACGGCCATCGTGTCTCGCTTCCTAACGGGCCGCTTCGAGGACACTTACACGCCCACGATCGAGGACTTCCACCGCAAGTTCTACTCCATCCGCGGGGAAGTCTACCAGCTGGACATCCTTGACACTTCGGGCAATCACCCGTTCCCGGCTATCCGGCGCCTCTCCATCCTCACAG GAGACGTCTTTATCCTAGTCTTCAGCTTGGATAACCGAGACTCCTTTGAAGAGGTGCAGCGCCTTAAGCAGCAGATTCTAGACACGAAGTCTTGCCTGAAGAACAAGACCAAGGAGAACATTGAAGTGCCCCTGGTGATCTGTGGCAACAAAGGGGATAGGGATTTTTACAGAGAAGTGGAGCCCAGGGAGATAGAACAGCTGGTTGGAGACGACCCTCAGCGCTGTGCCTACTTTGAAATCTCTGCAAAGAAGAACAGCAGCCTGGACCAGATGTTCCAGGCCCTCTTCACTATGGCCAAACTGCCCAGTGAAATGAGCCCAGACCTTCACCGAAAGGTCTCAATCCAGTACTGTGACATATTGCACAAGAAAGCTCTGAAGAACAAGAAACTCTTGAAAGAGGGTAGCGGAGGTGGGTCAGGAGAGGCCTTTGGTATCGTGGCACCCTTTGCCCGAAGGCCCAGCATCCACAGTGACCTCATGTACATCCGGGAGAAAGCCATTGGGGGTAGCCAGACCAAGGACAAAGAGCGCTGTGTCATCAGCTAG